Genomic DNA from Prevotella intermedia ATCC 25611 = DSM 20706:
GCATAGTTGTCTTTGCCGTAATCCAAGAAGTTGTATTCGTTCGGAGGAGTATCGCATTTGAAGTTCTTTCCGTCGAAATCGCCCACGAAATATTCCGTGGCTGAACCGCCAAACAAGCAGCCAGGGTTGATGTTTACCAACATAACGTACTTCATTTTGTTCTTGTCGCCATCGACAGGAAGCTGTACAAAGTCGGGACATTCGAACTGATTAGGTTGCATTCCGTAACCTTTTCCAAAGGCACTGACGTAGTCCCACTTCTTTAAATTGGAAGATTTGTAGAAGCGCATCTCCTTGTCGGCTGATATAATCATATACCATTTCTTTGCTGGCTCGTACCAGAAGATCTTCGGGTCGCGGAAGTCTTTCAGCCCATCGAACGGCGTCAAGACTGGATTATGCTCGTATTTAGTGTACGTATAGCCCTTGTCGGTGCTGTAAGCCATACACTCTATCTGCCCGTTCTTGTCGCTTGCGGAGGTGTAGAGGGCTATAATGGCATTCTTTCCGTAGCCCGCCGTGTTGTCTTTATCTATTACGGCACTTCCAGAAAAGATGTGTCCTAAGGTGTCGCGGGCGATTGAAGGCTTCTCTTCTTTCCAATGAATGAGGTCTGTACTGGTAGCGTGGCCCCAGTGCATATTGCCCCATTTCGAGCCGTAGGGGTTGTATTGGTAGCAAAGATGATAGATACCGTCCATATAGAACATGCCATTGGGGTCGTTCATCCACCCGTATGAAGGTGTGTGGTGGTAAGATGGACGATAGAAATCGGTATTTGCCGTGTTCCATTCGTTCGATAGTTTCAGTACGTTAGGCTTGTAACAGATGGCGTCGTGCTTGAGATTGAGAATCTTAACCGTTGCCCTTGTGCCACTGCCCAACTCGAATGGGACGTAGTAATCTATCTTGTCTTGTGCCAAACGCACGTCCATCCACGTGTCAGCAGGGTTCGATGTGTCGAGCAGAACCCGTGCTTCGTCTTTCGCTTCTTCTATTGGAAGCAGCAAATACTTTGTTGGATTGGTGATGTTCAGTATGGTTGTGTCGCCTTTCTGCGACATTTGTATGGTCTGAGCCTTCGCTGAT
This window encodes:
- a CDS encoding GH32 C-terminal domain-containing protein; the protein is MKRTNMYIMCAAMTLAATSAKAQTIQMSQKGDTTILNITNPTKYLLLPIEEAKDEARVLLDTSNPADTWMDVRLAQDKIDYYVPFELGSGTRATVKILNLKHDAICYKPNVLKLSNEWNTANTDFYRPSYHHTPSYGWMNDPNGMFYMDGIYHLCYQYNPYGSKWGNMHWGHATSTDLIHWKEEKPSIARDTLGHIFSGSAVIDKDNTAGYGKNAIIALYTSASDKNGQIECMAYSTDKGYTYTKYEHNPVLTPFDGLKDFRDPKIFWYEPAKKWYMIISADKEMRFYKSSNLKKWDYVSAFGKGYGMQPNQFECPDFVQLPVDGDKNKMKYVMLVNINPGCLFGGSATEYFVGDFDGKNFKCDTPPNEYNFLDYGKDNYATVCFSGVEDRVLSIAWMSNWQYANITPIKQYRGANTLPRELKLYTGTDGKLYVSNNVAPEVKALRKNALTLPAMNVKTITDRKNTIKSKENAFELEMDVTPASMATTGIELYNAKGEKVNIYFDMKERKLVMDRTESGLIEFGKLAVPHDIEKNYADIHQGVGNTPFRVFNSINYKNDFALGTWAPLSLCEGKTYHVDIFVDKCSVEIFVDGGRIAMTNLVFPTTPYTSVKFYNKGASSSFRNIKISELSL